From the genome of Adlercreutzia equolifaciens DSM 19450:
GAAGTCGCCGCGCTCGCGGGCGAGAAGGCTTACGGCCGCCGTGAGGTTGCCGCCGGCCGAGTCGCCCATGAGCACGATGCGCTCGGGATCGGCGTCGCGGACGAGCGTGCCGGCGAACAGCTGCCGCGCCACGGCGTAGCAGTCCTCAAGCGCGGTGGGGAAGCGGTGCTCGGGGCTGCGTCGGTAGTCGACGGCAATGACGCGGCGCTCGAGCTTCAGCGCCGTGCGCATGCAGGCGTCGCTGTAGAATTCCACGTCGCCGTTGGCCCAGCCGCCGCCGTGCAAGTACAGGATGGTGCCGCGGTGATCCTCGTTCACGTGCAGGCCCCGCTTCAGGGAGAAGTCGATGTCGAGGGGCGTGAACACGCGCAAGGGAATCTCGTAGCCGTCGTCGGCTTGGGCGGTGATCTCGTCGATGCGGCAGCGCGGGTCGGCAATGGTGAGTTTGCCGGCGGCGTCCTCCACCTTGCGCTGGGAGTTCCAGGAATTGGCCACGTCGGGCTGCAGGCGCGTGATGGCCTTGATGACCGCTTGGACGGCGGGGTTCATGGGCATGAGCGCTCCTTGTCTCGGGGTCGGCGGCGTCGAGCGCCGCGGTCGACAGCGGCATCGGGCGCCGCAGTCGGCGACGCTTTTGACGCCACGTAAACGCTGAGTTCCATGCTAAGGGAAGTTGTCCCTGCTGGCGTCTGGCTGCTGCCCCTTGGCATCAAACGGTAAACGACTCGCTACGGCCATACCGTCTTAGCATGGGAAGCGAAGTTGCGCGAATTTTGTGGAGGTCGGTGCGGTGGTGACTGGTGCTCAGGCACGGGGCCGCTAGCATAACGTTTCCCCTTGACGTCGGCGCATCTCACGGCTTCGACCTCTCAGGTTTCCCGGACGGGGCCCAGCGAGGGCCGAGCCGTCCGCGTTTCGTGAAACTTGGATGAGGAAGGGG
Proteins encoded in this window:
- a CDS encoding alpha/beta hydrolase, with amino-acid sequence MPMNPAVQAVIKAITRLQPDVANSWNSQRKVEDAAGKLTIADPRCRIDEITAQADDGYEIPLRVFTPLDIDFSLKRGLHVNEDHRGTILYLHGGGWANGDVEFYSDACMRTALKLERRVIAVDYRRSPEHRFPTALEDCYAVARQLFAGTLVRDADPERIVLMGDSAGGNLTAAVSLLARERGDFRPHTQILLYPLVYNDHSETTLFDSVRDNGEDYILTRQAIVDYIELYLRTPEDFHDSRFAPLIATSLADLPRTLVITAEYDPLRDEGEAFAARLDAEGNEVACFRMNDGVHGYFLYPSVLSLVRDTYRLIAHFLDGDPLPKPGDRPWLTLLGTD